One window from the genome of Bdellovibrio sp. ArHS encodes:
- a CDS encoding Smr/MutS family protein — MQDLVVLDWIEILEKIRSHATSEAGREAVMETKPLTSKEQAYASFQEIADATEVLNQGVRPFMQSLDLYSTWITRLKKQAVLKTLEIKDVRSFCLEALALKEALSPIENAWARKLAQSLMKADEPLSAIDQILTPGGEIRADASETLYRLYKEKERLAREVQTTLDRLVKAHQMENVLQDKYVTTRDGRWVLPVRSGMQHHLPGVIHGSSQTKQTVFMEPESVIPTNNRLRQIEVEIEDEIERLLTELSRYLSAKAGEIEVTRELLEEADVRFSQAQFSTLIEAHPIEFSIDSLELIEARHPLLQLSGKKVISNSVLLEGKKGILLLSGPNAGGKTVLLKSIGLAAQMARCGLPICASETSKLPFFKDILIGIGDAQSVDEELSTFAAHLKILSKAAAMKGRENLILIDEICGSTDPEEGSALARSFIESFSTNDVFAVITSHLGPLKSGWDEESRVLNGSLEYDPKTGRPTYQFIAGIPGDSLAIQTAKRVGVSQAIVQRALDVLAPATRARLEGLEQIEQLKSDIGLLQDHLKKETNKALEMKRKYEGLLEQFNKDKEEWLQRTLKKAERKVEEAIAQAKVTETFKRHTALQEIKYKLPEIVKAKPVTQPGAPENAEEFAKKFPPGSKVYVPTLSSDGLVQSTPNNKGEVLILSGSVRLQIHWQDLKPPGKPQNPTSQLVRQSSSFTVALADEDRTLDLRGKTVEDALSELEVALDKAATSREDRLKVIHGHGTEALKKAVRTYLSRSIYVKKWKAGSPESGGDGITWVEIGEA, encoded by the coding sequence ATGCAAGATCTCGTCGTTCTTGATTGGATTGAAATTTTAGAAAAAATTCGCTCGCATGCCACAAGCGAAGCGGGCCGCGAAGCCGTCATGGAAACCAAACCTTTGACGTCTAAAGAACAGGCCTATGCAAGTTTTCAGGAAATTGCTGATGCCACAGAAGTCTTAAATCAAGGCGTGCGCCCTTTTATGCAAAGCCTGGATCTGTATTCGACGTGGATCACCCGCCTGAAAAAACAAGCCGTCTTAAAAACACTTGAGATCAAAGACGTGCGCAGTTTTTGTTTGGAAGCTTTAGCGCTCAAAGAAGCTCTGTCCCCGATTGAAAATGCCTGGGCACGAAAACTGGCGCAAAGCTTGATGAAAGCCGACGAGCCCCTTTCTGCCATCGATCAGATTCTAACCCCGGGCGGGGAAATTCGTGCCGACGCCAGCGAAACTCTTTATCGCCTTTACAAAGAAAAAGAACGCCTGGCTCGCGAAGTCCAAACGACGCTAGATCGCTTGGTCAAAGCTCATCAGATGGAAAACGTTCTGCAGGACAAATACGTGACCACTCGTGACGGCCGCTGGGTGCTGCCGGTTCGCAGTGGTATGCAACATCATCTGCCGGGAGTGATCCATGGTTCTTCTCAGACGAAACAAACCGTCTTTATGGAACCTGAAAGTGTTATCCCGACCAACAATCGGCTGCGTCAGATCGAAGTGGAAATTGAAGATGAAATCGAAAGACTTCTTACCGAGCTGTCCAGATATCTTTCCGCAAAGGCCGGCGAGATTGAAGTGACGCGCGAATTGCTGGAAGAAGCTGACGTGCGTTTTTCGCAGGCGCAGTTTTCGACACTGATCGAAGCGCACCCGATTGAGTTTTCGATCGACTCTCTGGAACTGATCGAAGCACGCCATCCGCTTTTGCAACTGTCCGGCAAAAAAGTGATTTCAAACTCGGTTCTTTTAGAGGGTAAAAAAGGCATCTTGCTGCTATCGGGCCCCAATGCCGGTGGTAAGACGGTTTTGTTGAAATCAATTGGCCTAGCGGCGCAAATGGCTCGCTGTGGTTTGCCTATTTGTGCCAGTGAAACTTCAAAACTTCCGTTCTTCAAAGATATTCTGATTGGCATCGGTGACGCGCAAAGCGTGGATGAAGAACTCAGCACGTTTGCGGCTCACTTAAAAATTCTGAGCAAAGCGGCCGCAATGAAGGGCCGTGAAAATTTAATTCTGATTGACGAAATCTGCGGTTCAACAGATCCCGAGGAAGGCAGCGCCCTGGCCCGAAGCTTTATCGAAAGTTTTTCAACCAATGACGTTTTTGCCGTAATCACCTCTCACTTAGGTCCTTTGAAATCCGGATGGGATGAAGAAAGTCGCGTGCTTAACGGCAGTCTGGAATATGATCCCAAAACGGGTCGCCCGACTTATCAGTTTATCGCGGGCATTCCCGGTGACTCTTTGGCAATCCAAACCGCAAAACGCGTTGGCGTCTCGCAAGCGATTGTCCAGCGAGCCTTGGATGTTCTGGCCCCGGCAACGCGCGCGCGCCTTGAAGGTTTAGAACAGATTGAACAACTTAAATCGGACATCGGCCTTCTTCAGGATCATCTAAAAAAAGAAACCAACAAAGCGCTGGAAATGAAGCGCAAATATGAAGGTTTGTTAGAGCAGTTCAATAAAGACAAGGAAGAGTGGCTGCAAAGAACTTTGAAAAAAGCCGAACGCAAGGTGGAAGAGGCCATTGCCCAAGCCAAGGTCACAGAAACCTTCAAACGCCACACCGCTTTGCAGGAAATTAAATATAAACTTCCGGAAATTGTGAAAGCCAAACCTGTGACCCAGCCTGGAGCACCGGAAAATGCGGAAGAGTTCGCAAAAAAATTCCCCCCAGGTTCTAAAGTCTATGTGCCGACGTTAAGCTCTGATGGTTTAGTGCAAAGTACGCCTAATAACAAGGGTGAAGTTTTAATTCTTTCGGGTTCTGTTCGTTTGCAAATTCACTGGCAGGATTTAAAACCTCCGGGCAAGCCGCAAAATCCGACGTCGCAGTTGGTCCGCCAAAGTTCTTCTTTCACCGTGGCTTTAGCCGATGAAGATCGCACTTTGGATCTGCGCGGAAAAACCGTTGAAGATGCGTTGTCCGAACTGGAAGTGGCTTTGGACAAAGCGGCGACATCGCGCGAAGACCGCCTGAAAGTCATCCATGGACATGGCACGGAAGCTTTGAAAAAAGCCGTACGCACCTATTTGTCACGATCCATTTATGTGAAGAAATGGAAAGCGGGCTCACCGGAAAGCGGCGGCGACGGAATTACCTGGGTTGAAATCGGCGAGGCGTAA
- a CDS encoding lipase maturation factor family protein gives MLLTDYNISSWIFSKTLSLCYFIAFLSLLPQLLGLYGRQGILSIDHLLNLLDKEMRAERFYHVPSVFWFFSSDLALKAVCFIGMTAASLAFLGFSQSFMLLLCFVCYLSFVSAGQLFLSYQWDSLLLEFGFLGLFFAPFTWEWIPLGTHVLHPLVYFLVLFLLFKLMFLSGVVKLANKDPYWKDLTALTYHFWTQPLPTPLAYFAHKLPVGVQRFSTLTMFFIELVTPFFIFYPGPLQTAAVILLVLLQVLILLTGNYGFFNILTIGLCLGVLPDSTWGFKINWVENTAISTPIALVPLLLVVPSSLFWIGKSLAEKSKAWDFMLPYMRFLYPFRISNPYGLFAVMTRVRPEIVLEGSNDGVHWEAYEFKHKPTSLKRMPTVVAPHQPRLDWQMWFAALESFNENLWLQNLLTRIFEGSPDVLMLFAKDPFKGQPPKALRFLRYEYKFSSFSELRKEGVWWKRELVAPYGSVFQREEFMDDEK, from the coding sequence ATGCTATTAACAGACTACAACATCTCAAGCTGGATATTTTCTAAGACGTTGAGTCTTTGTTATTTCATAGCCTTTTTATCTTTGCTGCCACAGCTTTTAGGCTTGTACGGACGCCAGGGAATTTTGTCGATCGATCACCTTTTAAATCTTTTGGACAAAGAAATGCGAGCGGAGCGTTTTTATCACGTTCCTTCCGTGTTTTGGTTTTTCTCGTCCGACCTGGCTTTAAAAGCCGTGTGTTTTATAGGAATGACGGCCGCGTCTTTGGCCTTTTTGGGATTCAGTCAAAGCTTTATGCTCTTACTCTGCTTTGTCTGCTATCTTTCCTTCGTCAGTGCAGGCCAATTGTTTTTAAGTTATCAGTGGGACAGCCTGCTTCTTGAATTTGGTTTCCTGGGTTTGTTCTTTGCGCCTTTCACCTGGGAATGGATCCCTTTAGGCACTCATGTTTTACATCCCCTTGTGTATTTCCTGGTTCTTTTCTTGTTATTCAAATTGATGTTCTTGTCAGGCGTCGTGAAGCTCGCCAACAAAGATCCTTACTGGAAAGACCTAACGGCGCTCACCTATCATTTTTGGACGCAACCCCTGCCCACCCCGCTGGCGTACTTCGCTCACAAACTGCCGGTTGGCGTTCAACGTTTTAGCACACTGACAATGTTCTTTATCGAACTCGTCACGCCTTTTTTTATTTTCTATCCAGGCCCCTTGCAAACAGCGGCCGTGATACTTTTGGTGCTTTTGCAGGTGCTGATTCTTTTAACGGGCAACTACGGCTTCTTTAACATCCTGACCATCGGCTTGTGTCTGGGAGTTCTGCCTGACTCCACTTGGGGTTTTAAAATTAATTGGGTTGAAAACACCGCGATATCAACGCCCATAGCTTTGGTGCCTCTGCTGCTGGTAGTCCCTTCGTCTCTTTTTTGGATTGGGAAAAGTTTGGCGGAAAAATCCAAAGCCTGGGACTTCATGCTTCCCTACATGCGTTTCCTTTATCCCTTCCGCATTTCCAATCCGTACGGATTGTTTGCTGTGATGACCCGCGTGCGCCCCGAAATTGTTTTAGAGGGCAGCAATGATGGCGTCCACTGGGAAGCTTATGAGTTCAAACACAAGCCCACCTCATTAAAACGCATGCCGACAGTGGTTGCTCCTCACCAACCGCGGTTGGATTGGCAAATGTGGTTTGCCGCTCTTGAATCCTTCAATGAAAATCTGTGGCTGCAAAATCTTTTGACTCGGATTTTTGAAGGTTCACCCGATGTTCTGATGCTTTTTGCGAAAGATCCTTTCAAAGGCCAACCGCCAAAAGCTCTGCGCTTTCTTCGTTACGAGTATAAGTTTTCAAGCTTCTCTGAACTTCGCAAAGAAGGCGTCTGGTGGAAACGCGAATTAGTCGCTCCCTACGGGTCTGTGTTTCAGCGTGAAGAGTTCATGGACGACGAAAAGTGA